Proteins from a single region of Thermosinus carboxydivorans Nor1:
- a CDS encoding CC/Se motif family (seleno)protein translates to MNLGPSVRLGPPKNCADYEKQAINSIDVYIPKGFSCPFALTIEVGSFFGFKTLHIDGWKLI, encoded by the coding sequence ATCAATCTTGGCCCGTCCGTGCGACTGGGCCCGCCGAAAAACTGTGCCGATTACGAGAAGCAGGCTATTAATAGTATAGATGTCTATATTCCTAAAGGATTTTCCTGTCCTTTTGCGCTTACCATCGAGGTAGGCAGTTTCTTTGGATTTAAAACACTGCATATTGACGGTTGGAAACTAATTTAA
- a CDS encoding hydrogenase expression/formation C-terminal domain-containing protein yields the protein MMQQANISAHARAVLTEIAAALERFARTGETHTLFINKMGLTQADREAIHAFLGQGTVRVQLNDTAEPAEWLETEIAGVWYGVFYDASRRPVLETIEISDFPRVAAAQPEDIAAKSAELRRRLTEL from the coding sequence ATGATGCAGCAAGCTAACATCTCAGCGCATGCACGGGCCGTTTTGACTGAAATCGCTGCCGCACTTGAACGTTTTGCCCGTACTGGCGAAACGCATACTTTGTTCATTAATAAAATGGGCTTGACGCAGGCCGACAGGGAAGCTATTCATGCCTTTCTTGGCCAGGGAACAGTCAGAGTACAGCTAAATGACACGGCTGAACCGGCCGAATGGTTGGAAACTGAAATTGCGGGCGTATGGTACGGTGTTTTTTACGACGCAAGCCGGAGACCGGTTTTGGAAACGATTGAGATTAGCGATTTCCCCAGGGTAGCGGCCGCCCAGCCGGAAGATATTGCCGCAAAAAGCGCCGAATTGCGGCGGCGGCTGACCGAACTATGA
- a CDS encoding HyaD/HybD family hydrogenase maturation endopeptidase: MKQVTVLGIGNILLRDEGFGVRVVEELLRRHTFPPYVQVLDGGTLGMELLRFLTGTDRLIIIDAIAGDGPPGTLYEFKDQAVKSYFREKVSMHELGIQEVLASLEILGQPITEITVFGVQPASLDIGLDLSPPAVAAIDPVIARVVRQLESWQVEVVKNDAAS; the protein is encoded by the coding sequence ATGAAACAAGTGACCGTGTTGGGCATCGGGAACATACTATTGCGGGATGAAGGGTTTGGCGTGAGGGTAGTAGAAGAACTGCTCCGGCGCCATACTTTTCCTCCTTATGTGCAGGTTCTTGACGGCGGTACTTTAGGCATGGAGCTACTGCGCTTTTTAACCGGCACCGACAGGCTCATCATTATTGATGCCATAGCAGGCGACGGCCCGCCCGGCACGCTGTACGAGTTTAAGGATCAGGCGGTAAAAAGCTATTTTAGGGAAAAAGTCTCCATGCACGAATTGGGGATTCAGGAGGTACTGGCTAGTCTTGAAATTCTTGGCCAACCGATAACGGAAATAACGGTGTTCGGTGTTCAGCCGGCTTCCTTGGACATTGGTTTAGACCTGTCTCCGCCGGCGGTAGCGGCGATAGACCCTGTGATTGCCCGGGTAGTCCGGCAGCTTGAGTCTTGGCAGGTGGAGGTTGTCAAAAATGATGCAGCAAGCTAA
- the cybH gene encoding Ni/Fe-hydrogenase, b-type cytochrome subunit has product MKEGSLKRYKIYSPFLRIFHWVMAGSIAVLFATGLYIGNPAFSGYQGTEATYAVGYIFSMETIRFIHFSAAYFLVAALILRIYGFAVNKGDRLLPKFWTKLYWEGLVDTFLHYIFLRPHHRPCLRNSLARTAYLVVYVLILLEIVTGFAMYFMINPNGAGAKLFGPFNHLFIDEYVVHLIHHYVAWAIALFVIVHVYMAIRADVMEECGEVSSMITGTKFFAEEPIDLGDIADETSDRVGHREHTIAG; this is encoded by the coding sequence GCTCTATCGCCGTTTTATTTGCAACCGGCCTGTATATCGGCAACCCGGCGTTCAGTGGCTACCAGGGGACAGAGGCTACTTATGCTGTGGGTTACATCTTTTCCATGGAGACCATTCGTTTTATCCACTTTAGTGCAGCTTATTTCCTGGTTGCGGCCTTGATTTTGCGTATATATGGTTTTGCCGTTAACAAGGGCGACCGGTTATTGCCTAAATTTTGGACGAAGCTCTACTGGGAAGGTTTGGTCGACACGTTTCTCCACTATATCTTTCTCCGTCCGCATCACCGGCCGTGCTTGCGCAACTCTCTGGCCCGCACCGCCTATTTGGTAGTGTATGTTCTTATTCTTCTTGAAATTGTCACCGGTTTCGCCATGTATTTTATGATTAATCCTAACGGCGCGGGGGCAAAGTTATTTGGGCCGTTTAACCATTTATTTATTGACGAATACGTCGTTCATCTTATCCACCACTATGTTGCTTGGGCCATTGCCCTTTTCGTGATCGTTCATGTATATATGGCCATCCGCGCTGATGTGATGGAGGAATGCGGAGAAGTATCAAGCATGATTACCGGTACTAAATTTTTTGCCGAAGAACCAATCGACTTAGGAGATATTGCTGATGAAACAAGTGACCGTGTTGGGCATCGGGAACATACTATTGCGGGATGA